The genomic segment GGTTGCCATCACGGttcatactgtatatttacaGACTAAGTTTTGAATTGATTCTTGGTCAGATGCTGTGAGTTATAGATCACTAAGGGGCAGCTGAATTGTGGGTATTGTGTTATAGAGGTGTAAAATGAAACTCTCTTGAAGCACAGTTGtgtcataaatatttaaatttgaacaAAGAAGGCACAGAATAGACACCGCTTGCTGAAACGCATCTGCAAAGTTTATTGACAGTTATCTTTGACTCAGACAAAACAAAGCTTCATAAACTGATTACAGACTTTAAGAAGAAAACAAATCTGAACATGGGTTTGAGTCAAAAACTGAATGCCACAATAAGTTGAAACATTTCTCGTGACTAAATCACTAGCGACCTCATGGACTCTACGAATCAATGATTCAATTAACACAGCCCTTGAATGAACCCTGGGAAAGAGGAATCATACTTTTTTGATTCAATATTAGTTTGGTCCCACTGTTCACCAATGGGTAATGAGTGAACGAAACACACTGGAAACAACAATTACTAGGATAAAGAAAAGCAGTTCcaatcattttttaaaacaagtaTATATAATAAGATACAAAAGCTTCTGTTTGTATCAccattgaaaaaatattcagattttatcAACACTGAAATTTAGATTATTTAAGGTAGGGGTGATCATTTATGCAATCCCTGATCCCATTTGTGGTTATTTCACAAaacatcaaaactttttttttttttaaacaaactaaaTTATTGGCCAGTGTGCGAATATGGCTGTTTTCGTTCGGCCTATATCTAGagctttgtttaaaaataattccAAAACAGGAAAGCTAAAGAAGGTTAATAACATTTACCACAGAATCTGCAACACACTTCAGATTCAACACTTCGTACTCTACACGCGGTACATAAATGAAGTACATTACAGGGTCGACAACAATCAAAGTGAATCCAACTGTGGTGCGTCGGTAAGGACTGAAGGTCTTCAGAAAAACAAGGTGGAGTAGTgagaatgtaaaataaatgatccCAGCAATTTCATTAGAAGCATTAAAATAAGAGAAATGTGGGGTAAGATTAGTACACTTATTCAAACAggattcatttctttttttcccaAATATCAACAGAAAGATGATGTCAAAAACtggtaaaatgtttcaaaacaaacGACAGTCAAATTTGTAAAAGTGCCAGAAACACAGAGATCGCCCTTGTATTACACCCTAAATTGTGCAAAAGACATAAAATACAAAACGGGGGTGCAAAGAAAAATTCATTTGGgggaatattaatatttttaaagtgacgaacatttattttggaaataattgcaattgttttttttgtgatgaaAAACTTAACCAATTTGCTGTTTCTCAAAAGGTTTTTAACGGTTTGTAAAGTTTTTCAAAAATCTTTAAAACGAACGCTCAGAACTGTATGAACTTTTAGCAAGTTCAGTTCAGTGAAATTTCACCATAAATAGACACCTCAGAAGAAAATACGTTGCCATTGAAATCAAAAACACCTGATATCGAAGGGAGTGTACATAAACTTTAGTTCATCTTGCTCCCAACAAAAAGATGGTTATGATTGTTTACTGCGAAGCCCCTGATTGGTTTACTACTCACAGCTTGTTGGGTACAAGAAAGCCAGCACAAAATTCAAGAAATACACTTTCATATAAACCACAGAGGACTGACAAGCAAATTATACAATCATAATTTCGGTCCAATAATTCAAAgaggataaataataataataataaaaacaaagcgCAATAGCAACACCTCAGATACAGCTACGCTAATAGGTTCTTCTTATTAACATAAATTAACATTCAAAAGTGAATCACCACTTCAAACAAAAGAGTAAAGCTCTTAACAGAATATCCTGTCAAGACTGACAGGACGTTTCATCGATACGGTGTTAACAATGCCTGAAGGAGAGCTGGCTAATACTAATAGCAGCATGATTTTAAGCGCCAGTCATCACGATTGCTTTACACAAGCTAACTGGCTAGTTATGAACAATATTAGCCCGCAGTCCATTGTAGTTCACTGATATTACTCTTGAGCTGCTCTAACATCCACACGCACACAGATGCACATCGTTGTGTATTCTTTTGCTTATTtgccataaatattaaaatgggaTCTggagttctaaaaaaatattgattaatgaTTGTGTGGGATATTGAAGTGAAATTTATAGTGGATCTAGAACCAAAAAAATCAAACCTGTTCCTGCTGTCCGCTGACCTGAATGCAAATGATCTGTCACCCCAAGATCTGACTTCACCAATCACCTTAAAACATGGTCGTCATGTCTTATttcaagattattattttttaattccaaAGACAATGAAAAAAGACACACATGCACAATTGAGCATATTTCCCACACGTAATAATGTTTTGCTTTCCAttttttttggtgatttttttaattatagattGTCATGATTGTATCTGCTTAAATTAAAGGTACTACACATACCcataaataaaagtttggttatataccattattattatttttcagtgtgcAGATGATGCAccgcattttaattaattattatttttattttattttatttttattatttttttttattaagagggAATATTTGCTTAATTGTCGTGAATACTGTAAatgcaaatgttaaatatttcacTGTCTTGAAATCAAAATGCAATTTCCTATTTCTTTCTTTAGATATTTGAGCTGAAATATGACAGACATATCCTTGACAGGTTCCGTCACATTTATATGCATTTCACCTCTACAATATAAAACTGTATTAACTTCATCAATCTCTCAGCGAGATCAGGGATGTACTGTAGTTCACCTTTCAGTGGCCAATGGTACAGCAGCAAGACTTTCTATGCCTTAATTGACTTTAAATAACCTTGAGAAACTGTTTGGATGCAGTTGTAAAGCTTCAAAAGAGAAGTCTGCTGTCAAATGCTACTTTTAACATGAATTTGGCTTTGGCGGTGTCAAAAAGAAATCGATCATCTTTTTGACTCTGCTTTTTTCAGTCTCAAAGCCAGCAGGAACACTGAGTCGGCCTATTTCCCAAACATATTCCATTGTAATCAATTTGCTATTTCATCAGTGGCCTGTGCTTGCTATTATCCCCATACACACTATTTTTGGCCTACAGAAACTGTTGGCAGTTGGGGGCTGGGGAAAATATGGATTAACCGGGCAAATCAAATATCCTCTCACCACAAATGACTCTTTCACTGGTTAATGCTTCAGGGCTGTTTTCCTTCTTCCTAGATTTTGCTCTCCATGGCAACATTGCAATTGCTTTTGCAGAAAACCCAGAGTGTGCATGTTCCAATCGACAATCGAGAACAAGTTCACAGTAAATCAAGGTTTGATTAGGCCAATATGTTTTAGGGTCGTGAGATTAGGTGCTCTATTTAACCACAGTTCTCTGTGGCGATTACATTGGATCAATTAAGATATCCAATATTAATGTTCTTTAAATGAGTTGTTATATAACTGAATATATGTGTATCTGCCACATGACTCATTGGTTAATCATGCTTGTGTATTGTTTTAACAAATTATATCTCTTTAATTCCACCACAATGTCCTGCTTGTTGAACGCACGCATAAGCAAAATTATAGCGGATCATTAGCTGACTTCACCTGCTACCTACCAAAGCTTCATGTTACATTACGAAACACATGATCAAACAGTCATCAATACACAAAGACCTCCAGATCAACTCACTTTATATCATGTAATATGGGCAAGCTGTCAGTTACACAACTAGCATGAAATGGTGAGGTATGAAAAGCGCTGTACCTTTATATCGGTCTTTCTGCCTCTGTCTCAGCCCCGCACAGACAAAAATTGTGCAACActgagacgtttttttttttaaatttcaatggTGAAAGTGCCTTAGCTGGTTTGACTAGAGAGGACAGCAGAAGGAAAAAATAATAGACTGTAACACCCCTATTGAATATGATTCCAGCTTTAAAGGATATGCAGCTATGCTATGAATGAGTCTATTACTGCTCACGGAGAAGGTAGAAGAAATGGCAGATGTGGAACCTTGAATATCTCCTTTGCCACCTGAAATGTCCTGAATTTGATGAGATACTGTCTAAGATTTTTGTCTTATGTCAGTTGAAAAGCCAGATGCTTCTAAAAAGCAGCAATATCACTGGTTACCATAGCAACAGAGACTTGAGCATGAAATACAAAGACCTCAGTGAATGGATGCCTGAGCCTTGAAGGTTCAAGGGTTCAAAAGTCATCGCCATGGGAAAGGAGACCCATGCAGTGCCAGAGTGAGTCCCTGAACTGTGACACCAACCCTCTCTTGAAACAGAGATCTATTAGAGATCCTTAATGGCCCTTATGAGACTTGGGTTTGGGGTGTGAGGGGGGCCCCCTCTAAGTGCTCCGGTAGGTCTTTATAATGTCTTTGATAGCTCTCCTACAGATAGGACAGCTAGCGTTGGCCATTTTTTTGAGGCGGAGGCCACAGGTGTAGCAGAGACACATGTGTCCGCAGGCGTAGATGACCGTGTCCACTGTGTTTTCATAGCAGATAGAACACTCGTCCTGCCATGAGCCTGAGGCAGATGGGAAAGTAGGAGATTTGGGGAGACTGATGGGCGAGTTGGGTGTGGTTCCtgtcacaggaaaaaaaatgtgttaccATTCACTCATTTATGATTGGAGCAGTTATGAAATACAGTGTATGTAAACATACAGACCATCAGTAGAGCTGCAGAAGGCAGCAGAACAGCCACGTTCATTGAGACTGGGCTCTGGGCTTCCACCGCACAGGCCTGAGGGCGAGAGGGGCGAGGCAGAGGGCGAGCCTGGGCTGGATGGATCACGAGCATCACCCAAGAAAGTGGAGCCTGAAAATGCACATAAACAGGCAGAGATTTTTAATGTGATTCAGTTCTACTAATAATGGATTCTGTACACaagaaaaatgcatgttattataaataatgttaaataactgTATGTAATTGGTTAACAGGGACAAACTTGTTTGAAACAGACTATGATTGTAATTGCAAAGACATTTCAATGCAACCCTGTACTTTTAACATGGCTTCTGATCCATAGACCTGTGCTGAGTCTCATATATTGTGtaaagccaattttttttttatatatgtatgtagatTAGATGGTCAGCGAACACTGAGAATGACATTAAAGAGATACCATTCAAGGAGCTTTAGTCTATATCTGAAGATGTTATTGTAACTGTATCACCCTCTTTACAGAAATACATAGAACATAATGTATAATGGCACAGGTGCTGCGTTTGTGAATGTTATGGGGGTGTTTGTTTCACTAATCTCAGTGTATTGTTCTGGCTGCAGAAGGATGGCTGCTTAGGATGGAATCTGAATCTGACACCTTTAAAGACTATGATGGCCTGTGATTAATTAACAGATCTGACCCCCAGGCAACAAAATGGGGAAGCCACCTTGCATTAACCAGCATTTTAACAGCAGACCAAATCCATACAGCTTGAATAAAACAGAACAGCACTTCTCTCAGTGATAGATCACCATTTGGAGCACTTATTGGCTTATTTACTGGACTGCAAATTAATTCAGCCTACTGATTGGTTGCTCATATAGcaacatttattgaaaaaaaaaaaaagaaattcagttTTGAACTAAATAGCACTTACATGTAAGGAAAAATGTTGATAAAGACTGTTGATAAAGACTGTTGATTACGGTATTTGATTTAATATGGTGTATATGATCAATTATAGGAGGGGTGGGGTCTGTTCAAGTTAATATAATTGCAATCATTAGGGAAGTAACTAATTGAAATTTGAATAGGAACTGGACTCATTGCTAACAATTTCCACCCTTAATAAGGGCCATGGTAGGATTTCTGGGCCTTTTAATGTAGTCTGTAGAGCTGAGACTGAATTAAATTGAACTGACCTCATTTCTAGTTTACTGGATCTTCTGATATATGTGTGCGTAAATGAGAGTGAGAATTGGCTGAACTGAAACTAACCTGACCTAAAACCCGTGAATTCATGATCCTCTGAGGttagtctgtatgtgtgtgtgtgtagtgtgcatTTACTCTAGATGAGGTCTATGACAATATTAGATGGGAATCAGTGGGATTCCCCAAGATCTTGTTTTAGATCCATCAGTGGTTtgattttgtgttaaaatttgcATACAGTATGTTAGTCCTATAGCGTGATCCTTTATTAAGATGGAGACAGGTTGAGGGGTTATATATGGGGTGGGGTCATCTGAGCATGATCCATTGTGAGTCTGACATGCCATTCCACCTTCTTGTCATTCCACAAACAGACATATCATAAATCCCCTTCTCTAGGCCTCAGCAACTGACCCTGGATCACAAGGGCCAGGCCTCTTCTAGAGCATCTCTACTAGATTAACAGGGACACATGAACAGCTGAGTCTCTCTAACCTCCACCCGTAGAGGGAGTGACTTCAAAAAACCTATTAGAGAAAGTCAGGCCTCCGTAAAGCCTTTTGTCATGTGCAAAATGAGCACTATGTGCAAACATGGCAGAAAGGCTTTTCTGTATTTGGAATACCAAAGGGGTATTGACTACACCAGCTTGCAAGGTATAAACAGTCACATTGTGCATATGTCAAATAATTCTGTTTATGCTTAAGTAAAGGTGTGAGATGCATGTCTTCACATATGTCCAACATCAGGGGTCTCGAATTGAAATTGCTGGTGGCTACTAGGTGCAATGCACTGCATTTAGTGTCTAAGCGATTTGGTACATAAAACTGAATAGTGCTTACAGTAAgtaaatgtcacatttattttctttcaaatattcACACTAATTGAACAAGTGAACATTGACACTAATTTCAGAACAAGTATATTTCATATGTACAGTCTCTGTCTTTACACCAATCATGTAGTCTCTGTACCATCACTGTTAGCTCTTACTGACGTCATGGGGGAAAAAACATGCGTTCAGTAATCAATTACTGTAGCTATCACCTGCAATACACTACTTAATATTGCTTAATTATCACCATTTCCCTAGAACCAAAACCTAAAGCCTAAGCTTACATAAAACTTCATTCTTTTGCAAGCTCTGGTATTTCTTTCAGGTTTCCTCATTTGTCATGTCTTTATTGTACATTCCCTCTCCCGTTACTGTTGAATGAGCACAATGAGACCATTTTCTAACAAGTAAATTGTTATTACAATGACATTTTGAACCTTGAATCTTgaaagaacaaaaacattatgCTAAGAGGGGAAATAGGAATAAGAAATAGAGAGATGTAAACGAGAGAAATGTTCTCAAATGAACTGTGAATCGCCCACTCTCCTCTTCACTTTCTCATTTCCTTTCCTTCACCGCATGCTAATGAGATGGGGTGAGTGCGTTGGTGGAGGGAGGGGAATGTGTTTCCAGTGACACAGACATCTTGGAGAGTGTATACAGCTAACAGAGGTCAAGAGACCACCCACACAAACTCCTGTTATACTTCCTGTTTTTAGCTGTGTAGGTTTTTGTGTGCACATACTTTGTTGAGTTCAAATTTTATTGGGAGCGTGTCAGTCGCAGGTGCGTGGGTGAGACCTGAAGCACTGGTCTGGTGTTCTGAAAGGTTACTGGAGTGTCCCTTTTTTTGTGGTATCAACAAAATTCAAGTGATTAAAATCAATTGAACAAAGTTTTGAAATGAATCTGtagatatcaaaaatagcaacaGCACAGGTTTTTAAAGTTCTTTACATACTTTGTATATCTTTTGTGGCGAAAGTGGAGAAAATTTAAAACTGGGTTTTAGAATGAGGAAGCTGTTACAACTCAGGAATACAATGTTCAATCGGCTCTAAACTCTACAGGTTTCTTAAGAGTCCTGGCCAGACGACATGCACATGCCAATTTTCAGCTACAGTAATGGTGCCACCTGTTAGCAACAGGAAATGGCATGTTTTACACTGTAATGCATACCCTGCAACATTAAAATATGCCATCAAGTCCCaaacatgctataaacatgctaaacCATGCTTgaaacacttagctaagtgttaaagcatgccaCCGATGCCATAAATCCAGAAGCTTTTGTAACTAGTGTTGTCAGCCGGtactaaaatttttaaaaatgttaattttttcttCTAACATTTGAGTGCTGTTGAGTGGATTCTTAAACACCACTGATTGGCCAAAGTGTCAACAGATATGACTGTGACTGGCTACAATGATCATTGTTTCATGCTTTTCACCGCTCACACAAAAGCACACGGGAGCATATGAAAACAGGTGTTTGTCAGTGGATCTGTCTATGTGCAGATATATTATGGATCCACTGATAGACATGGATTTCAAACACTCCCATGTGCTTCTGCATGAGTACTCGGTGAAGAGCATGAAGTAATTATCATAGTAAACAATTACAGTCATAACGGTTGAGTGCGTGAATACAATGGCCAATCAGTGGTTTTTAAGAATTTGCTTAATAGTGCTCAAAAGTTAATAGGTTTAAAAAAATTTAGTGCCAACTGGTACCGAGGTCTGTACTTTTGACAAAACTAGTTGTAACTAGTTGTAAGTTGATGCAatttccaatctgccccaaagTCAGTCCTTGCCTGAACACATTTAAAGTCCAATTATCATTTACTGTATACTCATTACGCCACCTTCTGGAAGCAGGAAGTGTGGTACATGTAAATGACTGACACATTACTCCTTGATTTACCAACATTCCACACTTGAACAAGCTGAATACACCAGAGTTCTAGTGCAACCAAATTCCTACAGGGAGTCTCTAGTTCGGTACCTTATTGCACTActtattgcacatttttaatgTGAACCGTTCCTTGGTTTGAACTAAACTGCTAGTGTAAAAAACACCCAAAGTGAACTATAGATTTGGCATGCTTACCTAGAATCCTTAGCTGTGTGACAGCACCATGCAGTCCAAAGAACATCCAGAGTGGTCGAGAGTTGTCCACACACACCTGCATACCCACATTGTTGCCATTATGACTCAGAACGACTTCCCCTTCCTGTGTGACCAGGAAACCCAGGATATCGCCACTCTGCAAAGCAGTTGGCACCCTGCACACTGCCCAGAATTCTTTACGGTCCACCAGCGCCTCAGGATTGTAAGGGAGGTCGCTAGGGCGAAGCACTGCTGGGTCACATGACGTCACACCATATGAGAGAGACCCAGATCGAGTAGGGCTGGACTTAATGACTTTAATGAAGATGGTTTCACCAATTCGCAGTGGGCGATCTGTGAAGACCAGCGTGCGTTCTTCACGGTTATTTTCGGATCGGGTCACGGTCTGTTCGTTAAGGGTTTTGATGTGGGCACCTCGGAGCTGGTGGAAACGTAGGTCACATTCCAAGGTGTGAGGAAGCAGTGATGACTGCTGGGAGTTCATGGAATTTTGAGGAATGGGACAGGCGACGGGGGCAGGGGGGAGCCGAAGTCTGGTATCATCTTGTTGCAGGTTAAGATCGCAAAGACTGACGGACAGGCGGGAGGTGTCTGCTTCATGTCGTAACGAGGTGGATCCACGTACTGTGGTGAAGGATCGTGGGCGGAGAAGATCTGGAGGGACGACTTCACTGTCTGTGGGACAGAGGCGGGATATGCAGTTAGCTATCAGTTGTCAGATTAGCATTTTGTATTACACAGTATGATTTTATTCAGTGGTTGATCTTAGATAATTGACAACTATTGGGTGGTTAATCAGCCCTACAGATTTATATGTTTACCAATAATTATGCAATGctggaaaaaaagatttttgcagAGGCCCCGTAGCAGGCCCTGGCTCAACTGTTTTAGAGGGTTCCCTGTTGTATAAACCAGCAATAAAACTAGCATGGCAGCTAGTTTTAGCTGGTCAtaagctggtttaagatggtcatgtgctggtcctaagcaGCTAACTCCTGCtcaagaccagcttaaaccagctcatgaccaactaaggaccatcttaaaccagctgccatgcttcaaaacatacctaacgagcatatgtttttttttctgttgttgttggttttcaGGCATTTGTAAACTAGCAAACCTAGGAGACCAGCTAAACATCAGCTTGACCAGGCTGTGAGAAAAACTAGACCactttatgatgttttttttaatgctatttgtTTTTTCAGGAGCATAGAGATACAAGTCTTTTTTGACAGCTACCAAAAACGTACATGCTACAGAGGctattatttaaacaaacataaaaaaacagattCAGAAATCTACTTACTGAAGTCCTACTTACTGTTCACATCTGGATCAGTACATTACGCAAACAATAAAAGGGAGTTCAAGACAGCTAGCATACATGTAATGCATTACTATTTTACATAAGAGCTAAAGTTATTTCCAAAATGGCTGCCAGGGAGTGTCTCTTTACATTCTTTACCATAATACCCATTACTCATTGGCTGCCATGTATAGAACTTTATA from the Carassius carassius chromosome 7, fCarCar2.1, whole genome shotgun sequence genome contains:
- the LOC132143941 gene encoding E3 ubiquitin-protein ligase NEURL1-like isoform X1, which translates into the protein MGNSVSGIRALHRGQQNRFQRLPDSHKDSLGGPFPSTAHRCHHKPKRCLPLHPCGGVPVSPLLFHPNAKGSQIVMDLAQRSVKRQASFCNGITFTNRPISLYEQVRLKITKKQCCWSGALRLGFTSKDPSRINPDSLPKYACPDLVSQSGFWAKALPEEFANEGNLISFWVDKKGRVFYRINDSSPMLFFSGVRTTEPLWALIDVYGLTRGVQLLDSEVVPPDLLRPRSFTTVRGSTSLRHEADTSRLSVSLCDLNLQQDDTRLRLPPAPVACPIPQNSMNSQQSSLLPHTLECDLRFHQLRGAHIKTLNEQTVTRSENNREERTLVFTDRPLRIGETIFIKVIKSSPTRSGSLSYGVTSCDPAVLRPSDLPYNPEALVDRKEFWAVCRVPTALQSGDILGFLVTQEGEVVLSHNGNNVGMQVCVDNSRPLWMFFGLHGAVTQLRILGSTFLGDARDPSSPGSPSASPLSPSGLCGGSPEPSLNERGCSAAFCSSTDGTTPNSPISLPKSPTFPSASGSWQDECSICYENTVDTVIYACGHMCLCYTCGLRLKKMANASCPICRRAIKDIIKTYRST
- the LOC132143941 gene encoding E3 ubiquitin-protein ligase NEURL1-like isoform X2; its protein translation is MGGQITRNALYDSLGGPFPSTAHRCHHKPKRCLPLHPCGGVPVSPLLFHPNAKGSQIVMDLAQRSVKRQASFCNGITFTNRPISLYEQVRLKITKKQCCWSGALRLGFTSKDPSRINPDSLPKYACPDLVSQSGFWAKALPEEFANEGNLISFWVDKKGRVFYRINDSSPMLFFSGVRTTEPLWALIDVYGLTRGVQLLDSEVVPPDLLRPRSFTTVRGSTSLRHEADTSRLSVSLCDLNLQQDDTRLRLPPAPVACPIPQNSMNSQQSSLLPHTLECDLRFHQLRGAHIKTLNEQTVTRSENNREERTLVFTDRPLRIGETIFIKVIKSSPTRSGSLSYGVTSCDPAVLRPSDLPYNPEALVDRKEFWAVCRVPTALQSGDILGFLVTQEGEVVLSHNGNNVGMQVCVDNSRPLWMFFGLHGAVTQLRILGSTFLGDARDPSSPGSPSASPLSPSGLCGGSPEPSLNERGCSAAFCSSTDGTTPNSPISLPKSPTFPSASGSWQDECSICYENTVDTVIYACGHMCLCYTCGLRLKKMANASCPICRRAIKDIIKTYRST